In a genomic window of Halobiforma lacisalsi AJ5:
- a CDS encoding threonine aldolase family protein produces MIDLRSDTVTKPDDRMRDAAHAADVGDDVYREDPTVAELERRAADRVGTEAALYVPSGTMGNQIAARVHTERGQELLADRKSHVVKYELGGAADHSNLQVRMVDAERGVPSPSQVADGLVEESLHRPGTGLLWLENTHNARGGLAIDPERIAAAAEPAREHDVPVHLDGARVFNAATALDVPVTEITEPVDSVMFCLSKGLGAPIGSMLAGSEAFVEEARRVRKLFGGGLRQAGIIAAPGLEALENVEDLERDHEHAELLAEELDGIDGFDVQPPETNIVLADVSGTGLETEAVIERLEEEDVLATQFGPSTVRFCTHRDVSREDVETALERIEAAF; encoded by the coding sequence ATGATCGACCTCCGGTCCGATACCGTTACGAAACCCGACGACCGCATGCGCGACGCCGCACACGCGGCCGACGTCGGCGACGACGTCTACCGCGAGGACCCGACCGTCGCCGAACTCGAGCGCCGCGCGGCCGACCGCGTGGGGACCGAGGCCGCCCTCTACGTGCCAAGCGGGACGATGGGCAACCAGATCGCGGCCCGAGTGCACACCGAGCGCGGCCAGGAACTGCTGGCCGACAGGAAGAGCCACGTCGTGAAATACGAACTCGGCGGCGCGGCCGACCACTCGAACCTGCAGGTGCGGATGGTCGACGCCGAGCGGGGGGTTCCGTCGCCGAGCCAGGTCGCCGACGGCCTCGTCGAGGAGAGCCTCCACCGACCGGGAACGGGCCTCCTCTGGCTCGAGAACACGCACAACGCCCGGGGCGGCCTCGCGATCGATCCCGAGAGGATCGCCGCGGCGGCCGAGCCCGCCCGCGAACACGACGTGCCCGTCCACCTCGACGGCGCGCGGGTGTTCAACGCCGCGACTGCGCTCGACGTCCCCGTCACCGAGATCACGGAGCCGGTCGACTCGGTCATGTTCTGCCTCTCGAAGGGGCTCGGCGCGCCCATCGGCTCGATGCTCGCCGGCAGCGAGGCGTTCGTCGAGGAGGCGCGTCGCGTCCGCAAACTGTTCGGCGGCGGGCTCCGCCAGGCCGGGATCATCGCCGCGCCCGGCCTCGAGGCCCTCGAGAACGTCGAGGACCTTGAGCGCGACCACGAGCACGCCGAGTTGCTCGCCGAGGAACTGGACGGCATCGACGGGTTCGACGTGCAACCCCCCGAGACGAACATCGTCCTCGCGGACGTCTCCGGGACTGGCCTCGAGACGGAGGCAGTCATCGAACGCCTGGAGGAGGAGGACGTGCTGGCGACGCAGTTCGGCCCGTCGACGGTTCGGTTCTGTACGCACCGGGACGTCTCGCGCGAGGACGTCGAGACGGCGCTCGAGCGGATCGAAGCGGCGTTCTGA
- a CDS encoding universal stress protein produces the protein MAILVAYDGSEPARKAVTRAFDEYPDEEHVLLRVVEAAGGSTGAGINLAQEALKDMREEASDDVEDHVADLEVGDDVDYRTEVVVGDPAHEVVEYAEDEDNDVDHIFVGSHGRSGVSRVLLGSVAEKIVRRAPVPVTVVR, from the coding sequence ATGGCAATTCTCGTCGCCTACGACGGCTCCGAACCCGCACGGAAGGCAGTCACTCGAGCGTTCGACGAGTACCCTGACGAGGAGCACGTGTTGCTGCGAGTCGTCGAGGCCGCGGGCGGCTCTACCGGGGCCGGCATCAACCTCGCACAGGAGGCGCTCAAGGACATGCGCGAAGAGGCCTCCGACGACGTCGAGGACCACGTCGCCGACCTCGAGGTCGGTGACGACGTCGATTACCGCACCGAGGTCGTCGTCGGCGATCCTGCCCACGAGGTCGTCGAGTACGCCGAGGACGAGGACAACGACGTCGACCACATCTTCGTCGGCAGCCACGGGCGTTCGGGCGTCTCCCGGGTACTACTCGGCAGCGTCGCGGAAAAGATCGTGCGACGAGCGCCGGTTCCGGTGACGGTCGTCCGCTGA
- a CDS encoding aminopeptidase, with protein MDPRIREHAEIIANHSVDLQEGDNVVVDAHPVAEDLVVALHEVIGEKGANPLTTTQRAGKRQRRAFLRNSDGEFETPEHELALIENTDVYIAVRASDNVTQTGDVDPETSSAYRQARRPILEERLGIRWCLTQFPAPANAQLAEMSTEGYENFVWDAVNKDWAEQREHQANMVEILDPADEVRIVSGDTTDVTMSVDGNPTINDHAEHNLPGGEVFTAPVPDSVEGEVLFDMPLYHQGREITDVYLEFEDGEVVDHSAAKNEETLTEVLNTDDGARRLGELGIGMNRDIDEFTYNMLFDEKMGDTVHMAVGRAYDDTVGEGNEANDSAVHVDMIVDMSDDSFIEVDGDVVQRNGTFRFEDGFEE; from the coding sequence ATGGACCCGCGAATCCGCGAACACGCCGAGATCATCGCTAACCACTCCGTCGACCTCCAGGAAGGCGACAACGTCGTCGTCGACGCCCACCCCGTCGCCGAGGACCTGGTCGTCGCCCTCCACGAGGTCATCGGCGAGAAGGGTGCGAACCCGCTGACGACGACACAGCGGGCCGGCAAGCGACAGCGACGCGCGTTCCTCCGGAACTCGGACGGCGAGTTCGAGACCCCCGAGCACGAACTCGCCCTGATCGAGAACACGGACGTCTACATCGCCGTCCGGGCCAGCGACAACGTCACCCAGACCGGCGACGTCGACCCCGAGACGAGTTCGGCCTACCGCCAGGCCCGCCGACCGATCCTCGAGGAGCGACTCGGCATCCGCTGGTGTCTCACGCAGTTCCCCGCCCCGGCCAACGCCCAGCTGGCCGAAATGAGCACGGAAGGGTACGAGAACTTCGTCTGGGACGCGGTCAACAAGGACTGGGCGGAACAGCGCGAGCACCAGGCCAACATGGTCGAAATCCTCGACCCCGCCGACGAGGTTCGCATCGTCAGCGGCGACACCACCGACGTGACGATGTCCGTCGACGGCAACCCGACGATCAACGACCACGCCGAGCACAACCTGCCCGGCGGCGAGGTCTTCACCGCGCCCGTCCCCGACAGCGTCGAGGGCGAGGTGCTGTTCGACATGCCGCTCTACCACCAGGGCCGGGAGATCACGGACGTCTACCTCGAGTTCGAGGACGGTGAGGTCGTCGACCACTCGGCGGCGAAAAACGAGGAGACGCTGACCGAGGTCCTGAACACGGACGACGGTGCGCGCCGCCTGGGCGAACTCGGCATCGGGATGAACCGCGACATCGACGAGTTCACGTACAACATGCTCTTCGACGAGAAGATGGGTGATACGGTCCACATGGCAGTCGGTCGCGCCTACGACGACACCGTCGGCGAGGGCAACGAGGCCAACGACTCGGCGGTCCACGTCGACATGATCGTCGACATGAGCGACGATTCGTTCATCGAGGTCGACGGGGACGTGGTCCAGCGGAACGGGACCTTCCGGTTCGAGGACGGCTTCGAGGAGTAA